One Nocardia sp. BMG51109 genomic window, CCTCGTCGGCCTGCACGCCGTAGGGCAGCCGCACCGCCACGAAGGCGGCCTCGCGGCCCTCGGCGCGCAGCTCCTCGGCGGCCAGCTGGCACAGCCGCCCGGTCAGCGTCGAATCCTGCCCGCCGCTGATGCCCAGCACGAAGCCCGTCGCGGGCGTGGACTTCAGATAGTCCTTGAGGAAGTCGATGCGGCGGCGCACCTCGACCTTCGGCTCGATGACCGGCCGTACTCCCAGTTCGTCGACGATGCGCTCACGCGAGTTCCCCATGCCGGTCACTGTACTGACGTCCGGGGACGACGGTCCGCACGAGCCGCTCCCAGTTGTCGCCGATCCGGTCCAGGGTGTAGCCGAGCACCCGGGTCTGGTGCAGCACCAGGGCGGCGTCCAGGCAGCCCAGCAGGGCGTCGGCCAGCAAGGGTATGTCGCCCTCGGTCCCGGCGTCCCGAAGCAGCAGGGCGACATGGGTTCTCATGACGTTGTAGGGCGCGGTGGAGAACCTGCCGGGATCGTCGGCGGCGCGGCGCATCTCGCCCTCGACCTCGATTCCGGCCAGCCGGGCCCGGCCGAACGCCACCAGCCGCTCCGCCGCCGGCGCACCGGGACCCAGTGGCGGCGGGCCGAACATGTAGGCGCCCTGCAACTTTCGCTCGGACTGATCCAGTAGCGCCAGCATCAGCCCGGCGCGGTTGCCGAACCGCCGGAACACCGTCCCCTTGCCGACGCCCGCCCGGCGCGCGACCGCGTCCATGGTGACGCCGTCGGCCCCGTGTTCGCGCACCAGTTGCTCGGCGGCGTCCAGCAGCAGCTGCCGGTTGCGGGCGGCGTCGCTGCGTTCGGGATGCCCCTCGGCGACGGGCAGCACCGGCGGCTCGTCGACCGCCTCGATGGGCAGCGTGGTGGCCGCGTCGCCGGGGTGCGGCTCGCGGGCGTCGGCCAGGTTCTGTGTGCGGTAGTTCACAGCGGAGACCTCGGGGGCTGGGAATCAAAGCGGACTGTGGTCCGGTTATGGTGTCTTAGAAGCTTAACGCACCGCGATATCCGCACAAGGAGTAACCATGTCCCAGACCCGCCTCCTCGCACTGGTCGGCAGCCTGCGCGCCGCCTCGATCAACCGGCAACTCGCCGAGGCCGCCGCGCACACCGCTCCGGAGGGTGTCGAGGTCACGATCTTCGAGGGCCTCGGAGACATTCCTTTCTACAACGAGGACATCGATGTGCCCGGCCAGGTCCCCGGCTCCGCGACGGCGCTGCGGGAGGCGGTCACCGCCGCCGACGGTTTGCTCCTGTTCGTTCCCGAGTACAACGCCACCATTCCGGCCGTGCTCAAGAACGCCATCGACTGGGCCTCGCGGCCGTACGGCGACGGTTCGCTGAAGGGTAAGCCGACCGCCGTGGTCAGCGCCTCGATCAGCCAGAACGCCGCCAAGTGGGCGCACGGCGACACCGTCAAGTCGGCCGGTATCGCGGGTGCGTCGGTGGTGGAGAGCGCGCATCTGCACTTCGGCTCGATCGGCCAGCGGTTCGGCGAGTCGCATCCGCGCGAGGACGCCGAGGCGCTCACCGAGCTGGCGGCCACGGTGCGGGACCTGGCCGAGGCCGCACGGGCGCGGGTCGACGCCTGAGTCCGGCACCGTACCCGCATGTGGGGCCGCACCCGATCGGGTGCGGCCCCACACGCGTTCGTGGCCTGACCGCACCGCCGTATAGAATGTGAAAATCATTATCATTAGGAGGTGGCCATGAAGGTGCGCAACTCGCTGCGCTCGCTGAAGGACAAGCCCGGCGCTCAGGTCGTGCGGCGGCGCGGTAGGACGTATGTGATCAACAAGCGCGATCCGCGGTTCAAGGCGCGACAGGGCTGAGTTCCGGGAGTTTCCGGTGGTCCTGTTGCCGGGCCGTCGGAGGCGAGCGCGACACGCCGAGTGAGGGCCGCTCCGTCCGGTGTCGGACGGGGCGGCCCATTGTCGTATCGGGACGTGTCGAGCGTGTGTCGGGATGCGGATGGGACGCCTGTGACTGGTGGGAGATTTGAGTTTGCTGGGAGAGAGCTGCTACACGAAATCGTGATCTACACCACTGTCGTGTCGGGTTGCGAATCGCCTGTCCAGCTACTTACGCCGATCGAATTCCACGTTTGTGACTCGCAAGATGTCGTGTTGGATGAATCTGTCGGCCACTAGGTGTAGTGTCTACGGCACTGGAGGGTGATGCGAGCCCGAGGGCCGCGAGAGGTCTTGTGACCTGGGGTTCCGCTCGGATTTGCTCGGCTTCCAGGGGTTTGCGCAGTAACTATGTGGATCTTGCGAGTCGTGCACTGCAGACGGAGTCAGGCAGCAACGGATCAAGGCGAGAGAGAGGGACACTCATGACCATCACCGTGTACACCAAGCCCGCTTGTGTCCAGTGCAATGCCACCTACCGCGCGCTCGACAAGGCGGGTGTCGACTACACCGCCATCGACATCTCCGAGGACCCGGAGGCCCGCGACTACGTGATGGCGCTGGGCTACCTGCAGGCGCCCGTCGTCGTCGCCGGCGACGAGCACTGGTCGGGCTTCCGTCCCGACCGCATCAAGTCGCTGCTGACCCAGGCGGCCTGATTCCGGCCGAGAGCACGCCGGAACGACGGGCCTGCTGTGTGTCCGACAATGGGGAAGGGGGAGTGGCCGTGGCTGATCTGGTCTACTTCTCGAGCGCGTCGGAGAACACGCACCGCTTCGTCGAACGGCTGGGTCTCCCGGCCGTTCGCATTCCGCTCCACACGGCCGAATCGCTTCGCGTCGACGAGCCCTACGTGCTGATCTGCCCCACCTACGGGGGCGGTCGGCACGTCCTGGGCAGGGATCGATCGGATAAGGAATTCGTGCCCCGGCAGGTGGCCAAGTTCCTCAACGATCCGTCCAATCGCGCGTTGTTGCGTGGCGTCATCGCGGCCGGAAACACCAACTTCGGCGATACGTATTGCTATGCGGGAGAGGTGATCTCGCGCAAGGCCGGGGTGCCGTACCTGTATCGCTTCGAACTCATGGGAACCGCCGAGGACGTCGAGCGCGTCCGAGAGGGATTGGGATTGTTTTGGCAACGACAACAGCACCGGCCGGAAAGACGGCCCGCCTAGAGCGTCCGGTCAGTACGGGAGGGGGTAGGTCCGGGGTGGATACCGCGTCGTCGACCGAGGGCATGGACTACCACGCCCTCAACGCGATGCTGAATCTCTACGGCCCGGGCGGCGAGATCCAGTTCGACAAGGATCGCGAGGCCGCCAATCAGTACTTCCTGCAGCACGTCAACCAGAACACGGTCTTCTTCCACAACCTCGACGAGAAGCTCGACTATCTCGTGGAGGAGAACTACTACGAGGCCGAGGTGCTCGACCGGTACAGCCGGGCGTTCGTGAAGAGGCTGTTCCAGCAGGCCTACGACAAGAAGTTCCGGTTCCCGACCTTCCTCGGCGCGTTCAAGTACTACACCTCGTACACGCTGAAGACGTTCGACGGCAAGCGCTACCTGGAGCGCTTCGAGGACAGGGTGTGCATGGTCGCGCTGACCCTGGCCGCCGGCGACGAGACCCTCGCGCAGGAACTCGTCGAGGAGATCATCGACGGCCGCTTCCAGCCGGCCACCCCGACATTCCTCAATTCCGGCAAGAAGCAGCGCGGCGAGCCGGTCAGCTGCTTCTTGCTTCGCATCGAGGACAACATGGAGTCCATCGGGCGCTCCATCAACTCCGCGTTGCAGTTGTCCAAGCGTGGTGGCGGAGTGGCGTTGCTGCTGAGCAACATTCGTGAGCACGGGGCGCCGATCAAGAAGATCGAGAACCAGTCCTCGGGTGTCATTCCGATCATGAAGTTGCTGGAGGATTCGTTCTCCTACGCCAACCAGCTCGGCGCGCGGCAGGGTGCGGGCGCGGTGTACCTGCATGCCCACCACCCCGACATCTACCGGTTCCTCGACACCAAGCGGGAGAACGCGGACGAGAAGATCCGCATCAAGACGCTGTCGCTGGGCGTGGTGATCCCCGACATCACCTTCGAGCTGGCGAAGAAGAACGAGGACATGTACCTGTTCTCGCCGTACGACGTGGAGCGCATCTACGGCGTGCCGTTCGCCGATATCGACGTGACCGAGAAGTACCACGAGATGGTCGACGACGGGCGCATCCGCAAGACCAAGATCAACGCGCGCGAGTTCTTCCAGACCATCGCCGAGCTGCAATTCGAGTCGGGCTACCCGTACATCATGTACGAGGACACGGTGAACCGGGCGAACCCGGTCCGGGGCAAGATCACCCACTCCAACCTGTGCTCGGAGATCCTGCAGGTCTCCACGCCGTCGGTGTTCAACGACGATCTGTCCTATTCCGTTGTCGGCAAGGACATCTCGTGCAACCTGGGTTCGCTGAACATCGCCAAGACGATGGACTCGCCCGACTTCGGCAAGACCGTGGAGACGTCCATCCGGGCGCTGACCGCGGTGTCGGATCAGACCCACATCCACTCGGTGCCCTCGATCGAGCAGGGCAACAACGAATCCCACGCCATCGGCCTGGGCCAGATGAACCTGCACGGCTATCTGGCGCGCGAGCGGGTCCACTACGGATCCGACGAGGGTGTCGATTTCACCGACATGTACTTCTACACCGTCGCCTTCCACGCGATCCGGGCGTCGAACAAGCTGGCCATCGAGCGCGGGCAGTACTTCGGCGGCTTCCCCGAGTCGAAGTACGCCAGCGGTGAGTACTTCGACAAGTACACCGAGCGGGCGTGGGAACCGAAGACCGAGCGGGTCCGGCAGATCTTCGCCGACGCCGGGGTGCACATCCCGACCCAGGACGACTGGCGCGAGCTGAAGGCCTCGGTGATGGCGCACGGCATCTACAACCAGAACCTGCAGGCCGTGCCGCCGACCGGCTCGATCTCCTACATCAACCACTCCACCAGTTCGATCCACCCGGTGGCGTCGAAGATCGAGATCCGCAAGGAGGGCAAGATCGGGCGCGTCTACTACCCGGCGCCCTACCTGGACAACGACAACCTCGACTACTTCGAGGATGCCTACGAGATCGGCTACGAGAAGATCATCGACACCTACGCCGCGGCGACCCAGCACGTGGATCAGGGCCTGTCGCTGACGCTGTTCTTCAAGGACACCGCCACCACGCGCGATGTCAACCGGGCCCAGATCTACGCCTGGCGCAAGGGCATCAAGACCCTCTACTACATCCGGATCCGCCAGATGGCCCTGGAGGGAACCGAAGTCGAGGGCTGCGTCAGCTGCATGCTGTAGCCGGCCATGTTGTAGGTGGACTCAGCCGGGGAGCAGGCCGAGGTCGGCCAGCTCCCCGGTGAGGCGGGTCGTCGAATCGGTCACCAGGGTGGCGCCGGCCTCCAGCGCCGCCTGCTGCCGCGGGCCCGAGGCGCCGTAGGCACTGGTGTAGATGATCAGCGGGGCGGTGATCTCGCGGTCGCGCACCGCCTCGATCAGGTGCCGTCCCGCATCGGGGACGCGCACGCCGTCCTCCTTCCGGCCCCAGTCGGACAGGATCGCCCCGTAGCGGTATCCCCGGTCCAGCAGTCGCAGGGCATCATCGGTGGAGCCGACGACGTCGACGCGAACGCCGTTGCGCTCCAAGCGATCTGCGATGAGGGCGTTGTTCCCGGGATTGTCGTCCACCCACAGGACCGAACCCCCCGCGGGCGTGCCGGAACCCGGGACCGAGCTGTCAGATCCGCCGCGCGCGGGGCTCCCCGCGGGCGTTCCCCGACCCGGGGCGCCGGCGAAGCGGCCGACATCTCCGGCAGGCGTGCTGCGGGGGAACAGCTCCGGTCCTCCGCTCGATGGCCTGCCGGACACGGGCTGGGTCGTCTCGATGTCGGCCCCGGCAGGGGGCGGGCCGTCGAAGCCGGACCGGTACTGCGGTGCGTTGCGGGTCGGGAGAGCGCCGGATCCGGATGGCGTGCTGCCGGGCGTCCAGGGCGGTGTGCCGCCGGTGTCGGGCCAGGGACGTGGCGCGTCGTCGGAATCGGTGGCAGCCGAGGGGGCCCCGGTATCGGATCCGGCCGGTGGCGTGCTTTCGGGTGTCCAGGGCGCGGTGCCGACGGTGCCGGGCCAGGAACGTGGTGCGCCGTCGGAATCGGCCGCAGCCGAGGGCACCCCGCCGGAATCCGCTGCCGGTGGCGTGCCGCCGGTGTCGGCCGGTGCGGCGGGGCTGCCATCGGTGTCGTACCCGTTCGACGGTGAGCCGACCGAAGCGGGCGGTACGCCGTCGGCCTCGGCGTCCGTGGGGCCGCGATAGGCGGCTACGGTGGGCATCTCCTCGCCGGGGCTCGGCTCGGCGGCCGCTTCGCTCCCGGGCTGGGGCGGGATCAGCCACGGTGGCAGCTCTCCCGAGCGTTCGGCGGCCGGCGGTTCGGTGGGCGCCGGGTACGGCCCGGCCGATGCGGCCCACGGGTCGGCCCGCAGGCTCGCGACCTCCGCCCGCAACTTGCTCAGCTGCCGTTGCAGGTCGGCGATCATATTGTCCTGCTGCTCGCTCAGTTCCTTCATGCCGATCTCCTGGCCGCCCACGCGCAGCGTGAACTCCCGGCGCTCGGCCGAGCGGATCACCCGCTCCACCGGAGTGCGGAACATCAGCAGTGCCAGCAGGAACAACACCGGCCACAGCAGGGTGGCGACGGAGCCGAGTATCTCTTGCACGCATCCCCCGGATCGGTTCTGTGTTGTCCACCGGGACAACATCTTTCGGAACCCGAGCAGATTACCCGGGTCCGGCCGCCCCGGACAATCGTCCGAGCGGCGCCGACCGTCCGGATATTACCCGGATATCACCCGTCTGGCGTGGGGTTACCCGGATCGGTGGGCGGCGCGGGATACTGTGCGGGTGACGGACTTCGATGAGAAGATCGTGGGCATCGGCGGGCAGCTGGAGGAGATCCAGACGTCCATCGGCAATCTCGACGAGCGGTCGATCGCGTCACGGCTGATCTCGGTGGGCGTCGACATCAGCAGTCTCACCGCGCGTCAGGAGTCGGTGGAGAACCGGCTGACCTCCGTCGAGCGCCGTTTCACTTCGGTCGAGAATCGGCTGCGAGCGGTCGAATCGGATATCGGCGCCCTGAAATCCGACGTCGGCACGCTGAAGTCGGATGTCGCCCAGATTCTGGCCCTGCTGCGGAACCGCGGTTGACGATCGGCCGAATCCGATCCCCGGCGGCGGATGTCGATCGAGGCGGAAGGCGCTGCGGCATACCGGTATTCGAGGGTATGGCGAAAATGATTGGCGCCCGGGACGCCCCGGCGGCATGCTGGATATCGATGAGAACCGATGCGCCGCGACTGGGAATCGACTTCGGGCGCGTGATACAGGGGGCGGCGCTGGAGCCGGGCGCGGCGGATACGGTATTCCTGTCCGGCGGTCTCGACGAGGCGATGCGCACACCGCCCAGCCCGGGAGCCTTCGAGGTGCTGGCTCGCCTGCTGCCGCGTTTCGACGGCGCCTGGATCATTTCCAAGTGCGGGCCGCGGGTGGAACTGCGGACCCGGCAGTGGCTCGACCACCACGACCTCTTCGCCCACACCGGGCTGCCACGGGATCACCTGCGATTCTGCCGGGCCCGCGCGGACAAGGCGATCCACTGCGCGGAGCTGGGCATCACGCACATGATCGATGACCGGCTCGAGGTGCACAGCGCGCTGCGCGGCCTGGTGCCGCACCTGTTCTGGTTCGGGGTGCAGACCGGCCCGGCGCCGGACTGGGTGCGGCACACGCGAACCTGGCCCGACGTCGAGGACGCGGTATCGGCGACACTGAGCGACGTGGTGCCGCCGACGCAGCGTGATGTGGTGTCGCCGACGCAGCGTGATGTGGTGCCGCCGACGCAGCGTGATGTGGTGCCGCCGACGCAGCGTGATGTGGTGCCGCCGACGCAGCGTGATGTGGTGTCGCCGACGCAGGGCGGGGACGCGCCGAGGCCGTGACGCGGGAATGACTCGACACGTCCGGGCGTTTTCTCCCCTGTGGCGCGTCGTACTCGGCGTGCGGGTATTCTGCTCTGGGATTGCTTTTGCCGTCATCGGCGGACCAGCCGTCGGTGGCTGCGTTCGTCGAAGGGCGGACGGCGCATACGACAGGACAGCCGTGAGACTGAGGAGGTGGGTTGCCAATGCGTAGCGAACCCCCCAGTCGAAGGCCGCGCGGCGCCGCCCTCGTGACCTGCCGATAGTTCCACGGTAGTAGGGTCGGCGCCCCGCGGTGTGAAACCGGTTGTCTCCCTTTCCGTTCCATGCCGTAGTGCTGCATGCCGTTGTGCCGAGGTTCTGCCATGTCGCCGACCGATCTTTCCGTCGTTGCTCCCGCGCTGCCCGCAGCCGACACCGACACCCCACAGCGCGAGATCCCACAGACCGAGATCCCACAGACCGAGAATCCACAGCCGGAATCCGCCCACGGCGAGTCCTTGCAGGACATCGTCGGCGGCGGCCGCGTGGAGGCCACCCTGGCGTGGCTGGACAATCATCCGCCGCACCTGATCGCCGACCAGCTCGCCCGCATGGACGCGGTGCAGGCCGGCGTGGCGTTCCGGCTGCTCGACAAGGACCGGGCGCTGGCGGTGTTCGAGGAACTCGAACCCGTCGACCAGCAGCAGATCCTCTCCGGCCTGCGCGGTCACATATTCCGCGAACTGGTCGAGGAGATGGACCCCGACGACCGCGCCCGCATGCTGCGGGAGGCGCCGGCCAAGGTCGCCAAGAAGGTGCTCGCCGGGCTGAGCCCGCGGGAGCGCCGGATGACCGCCGCCCTGCTCGGCTACCCGGAGGGCTCCGTCGGCCGGTACATGACGCCGGAAGTCGTTGCGCTGCCGCGGAAACTGACCGTCGCGCAGGCCCTGAAGGTAGTCCGGGTGAAGGGCACCGGCGCCGAGACGGTGTACACGCTGCCCGTGGTGGATCTGGGCCGGCGGCTGACCGGCATCGTCGAACTGCGTGAGCTGGTGCTCGGCGAGCCCGAGGCGATGGTGTCGGATCTGGTGGTCACCGAGCCGGTCTTCGTGCGCGCCACCGATTCCGCGGAGAAGGCCGCGCGGCTGATGCGCGAGACCAACCTGATCAACCTGCCGGTGGTCGACAGCGAGGATCGGCTGGTCGGGCTGCTGACCATCGACGACGCGGTCGAGGTCATCGAGGCGGCCGACAGCGAGGACGTGGCGCGGCAGGCCGGCGCCGCGCCGTGGGCCGGCCACTACATGGCGGCCGGGGTGTTCCAGCTGGCCCGGTACCGGGCGATGTGGTTGCTGTTGCTGCTGGTGGCCGCGACGCTGACGGTGTCGGTGACCGACGCGTTCGAGGCGACGCTGTCGCAGGCCGCGCATCTGGCGCTGTTCATCCCGCTGCTGATCGGTGCGGGCGGCAACGCGGGCGCCCAGGCGGCGACCTCGTGCGTGCGCGCCCTGGCGGTCGGCGAGGTCCGGGTTTCGGACCTGCTGCGGGTGATCTGGCGAGAGTGCCGGGTGGGCCTGGTGCTGGGCGCGATGCTGGCCACGGTCGGCATGGTCATCGGGGGTCTGTTCGTCAGCGCCCAGATCGCTCTCGTCGTGGGCATCACGCTGATCATCATCTGTGGCTGGGCCGCCACCATCGGCGGCACGATGCCGCTGCTGGCGAAGAAGTTGCGCATCGACCCGGCGGTGATCTCCGCGCCCATGGTGACCACTTTGGTCGACGCCACCGGGCTGATCATCTACTTCACCACCGCGAAGCTGGTGCTGGGCATCTGAACGAGATCGGCGGGCCCGCACCGTCTTCGGCGGGGCCCGGCCGTGCCGGGGTCGAGGCATGCGACCGTGCCGCCGTGGCGGATGCGGGTGTCCGGAGTGACAGGCGTCGCCGCGCCGGGACGGAGGATGCCGTTACGTCGATGTCGCCGTCATCTGGCAAACTGCGAGCATTCACAGGCGCGCACGGCGCGGCGGCGATGCTCGGTGACGAGAGGCGGGACCTGGGTGCGAGGCGGAACGCCGCAGGCTCGTGCTGGACGGCACAAGACACAAGTTCTTGTGTTACACAAGGTTGTCGGGCCCTAGTAGTAGTGTTTCGGGGGTGAGGGGAATCCCTCGGTCCGGCGAGGTGAGAAGGGTGAGTGAGCGGCGCGTGAAGCTGATCGACAGAGTGTCCGCGATCAATTGGAATCGGGTGCCCGACGAGAAGGATGCCGAGGTCTGGGACAGGCTGGTCGGCAACTTCTGGCTGCCGGAGAAGGTCCCGGTGTCCAACGACATCCCGTCGTGGGCCACGTTGACCGCGCACGAAAAGCAGCTGACCATGCGGGTTTTCACCGGTCTGACGCTGCTGGACACCATCCAGGGCACGGTCGGCGCGGTGAGCCTGATCCCGGACGCGCTGACCCCGCACGAGGAGGCGGTGTACACCAACATCGCGTTCATGGAGTCGGTGCACGCCAAGAGCTACAGCTCGATCTTCTCCACGCTGTGCTCCACCCGCGAGATCGATGACGCCTTCCGCTGGTCGGAGGAGAACCGCAACCTGCAGCGCAAGGCCGAGATCGTCCTCGACTACTACAACGGTGACGAGCCGCTGAAGCGCAAGGTGGCCTCCACGCTGCTGGAGAGCTTCCTGTTCTACTCCGGTTTCTACCTGCCGATGTACTGGTCCTCGCGGGCCAAGCTCACCAACACCGCCGACCTGATCCGCCTGATCATCCGCGACGAGGCGGTGCACGGCTACTACATCGGCTACAAGTATCAGAAGGGCCTGGAGGAGCTCACCGGCGCCGAACAGGACGAGCTGAAGAACTACACCTTCGAGCTGCTGTTCGAGCTGTACGAGAACGAGGTCGAATACACCCAGGATCTCTACGACGAGGTCGGCCTGACCGAGGACGTCAAGAAGTTCCTGCGCTACAACGCCAACAAGGCGCTGATGAACCTCGGCTACGAGGGCCTGTTCCCCAAGGACGAGACCGAGGTGAACCCGGCCATCCTCTCCGCTCTCTCACCGAACGCCGACGAGAACCACGACTTCTTCTCCGGTTCGGGGTCGAGCTATGTCATCGGCAAGGCCGTGAACACCGAGGACGAGGACTGGGACTTCTAGGTTTCCGGGGCACCGGTGTCTGGGTGGGCCGCGGAGCCTTAGAGGGCGGCCCATCGTCTCGTGTCGTGTCCCTTGAAGCTCGCTGGACTTGGCCGCCAATACCCCGGCGCGTTTCGTCAGGATCCACGTTCGTTCACACTGCCGGTGATGGGGATACCGGTGGATCGGCACGCTATTCCGGGGCGATGCGCTGGGTGAACAGCGACTTTCCCTCGGCGTCACGGAGATCGACGGTCAGTTCGCGGCTCCTGCCGTCGATGAGCACCTCGCCGAAATGCTGGTAGCCCTCCATCGGGGAGGTGTTCTGTTTCGGCGGGGCGTGCACGAAAACGGCTGTGGGGCCGAAGGTTCCGTCGAGGTCGCTGGGGCCGAACGCGCCGGCGTTGAGCGGGCCGGAGACGAACTCCCAGAACGGGTCGAAGTCGGTGAAAGCCGCGCGTTCGGGCGAATAGTGATGTGCCGCCGTGTAATGCACGTCCGCGGTCAGCCAGACGACGTTCGCGACCCGGTTCGCCTTGATCGCCGACAGCACCCGCGCGATCTCGGTCTCGCGGCCCGCCGGCGCGCCCGGGTCGGCGTTGGCCGGTCCCTCGAAGGCGGTGGTGTCCGGCTGCTCGCCGTCCTTGACCACCAGCCCGAGCGGCAGGTCGTTGGCGACGATCTTCCAGGTGGCCCGCGAATCCCGCAGTCCCTCGATCAGCCATTGGGTCTGCTTGGGCCCGAAGATCTTTCCGTCCGGGGAGCGGTTGGCGTCGTTGGCGTCCTTGTAGGTGCGCATATCGAGCACGAACACGTCCAGCAGCGGGCCGTAGGAGATCTTGCGGTAGAGCCGGCCGTCGACCGCCTCGGCGGGATCCAGCGGCATCCACTCGTGGCATGCCTGCCAGGCGCGCTGGGCGAGGGTGTCCATGCTGCGCTCGGTGTAGCTCTTGCCCTCGGCGACCAGGCCGCCGGGGTACCAGTTGTTGACCGTCTCGTGGTCGTCCCACTGCACGATCTGCGCGACCGAGCCGTTGAACTTCCGGTAGTTGGCGTCGAGCAGGTTGTAGGCGTACTGGCCACGGAACTGCTCGAGGGTCTGGGCCACCGCGCTCTTCGGTTCGGTGACGACATTGCGCCAGATCCGCCCGTCGGGCAGGGGCACCGACTCCTTCAGCGGCCCGTCGGCGTAGATGGCGTCGCCGGAGTGCAGGAACAGATGCGGGTCGCGGGCCGCCATCGCGGAGAAGATCGTCATGCCGCCCAGGTCCGGATTGCTGCCCCAGCCCTGGCCGACGACGTCGCCGGACCACAGCAGCCGGATATCGGCGGCCTCGGCCGGTACCGTGCGGAAGACGCCCGTGACCGCCTCGGAGGTGGCGCCACCCTCGCCCTCCAGCGTCACCCGGTAGTGCACCTGCTGTCCGGCGGGCAGTCCGCCGATCCGTAGCCGGCCGGTGCCGTCGGTGTCGGGCGTAAGCATCTGTCCTTCGAAACGCCTTGC contains:
- the ykgO gene encoding type B 50S ribosomal protein L36; translated protein: MKVRNSLRSLKDKPGAQVVRRRGRTYVINKRDPRFKARQG
- the mgtE gene encoding magnesium transporter, with translation MSPTDLSVVAPALPAADTDTPQREIPQTEIPQTENPQPESAHGESLQDIVGGGRVEATLAWLDNHPPHLIADQLARMDAVQAGVAFRLLDKDRALAVFEELEPVDQQQILSGLRGHIFRELVEEMDPDDRARMLREAPAKVAKKVLAGLSPRERRMTAALLGYPEGSVGRYMTPEVVALPRKLTVAQALKVVRVKGTGAETVYTLPVVDLGRRLTGIVELRELVLGEPEAMVSDLVVTEPVFVRATDSAEKAARLMRETNLINLPVVDSEDRLVGLLTIDDAVEVIEAADSEDVARQAGAAPWAGHYMAAGVFQLARYRAMWLLLLLVAATLTVSVTDAFEATLSQAAHLALFIPLLIGAGGNAGAQAATSCVRALAVGEVRVSDLLRVIWRECRVGLVLGAMLATVGMVIGGLFVSAQIALVVGITLIIICGWAATIGGTMPLLAKKLRIDPAVISAPMVTTLVDATGLIIYFTTAKLVLGI
- a CDS encoding TetR/AcrR family transcriptional regulator, which produces MPIEAVDEPPVLPVAEGHPERSDAARNRQLLLDAAEQLVREHGADGVTMDAVARRAGVGKGTVFRRFGNRAGLMLALLDQSERKLQGAYMFGPPPLGPGAPAAERLVAFGRARLAGIEVEGEMRRAADDPGRFSTAPYNVMRTHVALLLRDAGTEGDIPLLADALLGCLDAALVLHQTRVLGYTLDRIGDNWERLVRTVVPGRQYSDRHGELA
- the nrdE gene encoding class 1b ribonucleoside-diphosphate reductase subunit alpha, with the translated sequence MDYHALNAMLNLYGPGGEIQFDKDREAANQYFLQHVNQNTVFFHNLDEKLDYLVEENYYEAEVLDRYSRAFVKRLFQQAYDKKFRFPTFLGAFKYYTSYTLKTFDGKRYLERFEDRVCMVALTLAAGDETLAQELVEEIIDGRFQPATPTFLNSGKKQRGEPVSCFLLRIEDNMESIGRSINSALQLSKRGGGVALLLSNIREHGAPIKKIENQSSGVIPIMKLLEDSFSYANQLGARQGAGAVYLHAHHPDIYRFLDTKRENADEKIRIKTLSLGVVIPDITFELAKKNEDMYLFSPYDVERIYGVPFADIDVTEKYHEMVDDGRIRKTKINAREFFQTIAELQFESGYPYIMYEDTVNRANPVRGKITHSNLCSEILQVSTPSVFNDDLSYSVVGKDISCNLGSLNIAKTMDSPDFGKTVETSIRALTAVSDQTHIHSVPSIEQGNNESHAIGLGQMNLHGYLARERVHYGSDEGVDFTDMYFYTVAFHAIRASNKLAIERGQYFGGFPESKYASGEYFDKYTERAWEPKTERVRQIFADAGVHIPTQDDWRELKASVMAHGIYNQNLQAVPPTGSISYINHSTSSIHPVASKIEIRKEGKIGRVYYPAPYLDNDNLDYFEDAYEIGYEKIIDTYAAATQHVDQGLSLTLFFKDTATTRDVNRAQIYAWRKGIKTLYYIRIRQMALEGTEVEGCVSCML
- the nrdI gene encoding class Ib ribonucleoside-diphosphate reductase assembly flavoprotein NrdI, translating into MADLVYFSSASENTHRFVERLGLPAVRIPLHTAESLRVDEPYVLICPTYGGGRHVLGRDRSDKEFVPRQVAKFLNDPSNRALLRGVIAAGNTNFGDTYCYAGEVISRKAGVPYLYRFELMGTAEDVERVREGLGLFWQRQQHRPERRPA
- the nrdF gene encoding class 1b ribonucleoside-diphosphate reductase subunit beta, with translation MKLIDRVSAINWNRVPDEKDAEVWDRLVGNFWLPEKVPVSNDIPSWATLTAHEKQLTMRVFTGLTLLDTIQGTVGAVSLIPDALTPHEEAVYTNIAFMESVHAKSYSSIFSTLCSTREIDDAFRWSEENRNLQRKAEIVLDYYNGDEPLKRKVASTLLESFLFYSGFYLPMYWSSRAKLTNTADLIRLIIRDEAVHGYYIGYKYQKGLEELTGAEQDELKNYTFELLFELYENEVEYTQDLYDEVGLTEDVKKFLRYNANKALMNLGYEGLFPKDETEVNPAILSALSPNADENHDFFSGSGSSYVIGKAVNTEDEDWDF
- a CDS encoding redoxin NrdH, with protein sequence MTITVYTKPACVQCNATYRALDKAGVDYTAIDISEDPEARDYVMALGYLQAPVVVAGDEHWSGFRPDRIKSLLTQAA
- a CDS encoding response regulator; its protein translation is MQEILGSVATLLWPVLFLLALLMFRTPVERVIRSAERREFTLRVGGQEIGMKELSEQQDNMIADLQRQLSKLRAEVASLRADPWAASAGPYPAPTEPPAAERSGELPPWLIPPQPGSEAAAEPSPGEEMPTVAAYRGPTDAEADGVPPASVGSPSNGYDTDGSPAAPADTGGTPPAADSGGVPSAAADSDGAPRSWPGTVGTAPWTPESTPPAGSDTGAPSAATDSDDAPRPWPDTGGTPPWTPGSTPSGSGALPTRNAPQYRSGFDGPPPAGADIETTQPVSGRPSSGGPELFPRSTPAGDVGRFAGAPGRGTPAGSPARGGSDSSVPGSGTPAGGSVLWVDDNPGNNALIADRLERNGVRVDVVGSTDDALRLLDRGYRYGAILSDWGRKEDGVRVPDAGRHLIEAVRDREITAPLIIYTSAYGASGPRQQAALEAGATLVTDSTTRLTGELADLGLLPG
- a CDS encoding NAD(P)H-dependent oxidoreductase, with amino-acid sequence MSQTRLLALVGSLRAASINRQLAEAAAHTAPEGVEVTIFEGLGDIPFYNEDIDVPGQVPGSATALREAVTAADGLLLFVPEYNATIPAVLKNAIDWASRPYGDGSLKGKPTAVVSASISQNAAKWAHGDTVKSAGIAGASVVESAHLHFGSIGQRFGESHPREDAEALTELAATVRDLAEAARARVDA